From Pseudorca crassidens isolate mPseCra1 chromosome 15, mPseCra1.hap1, whole genome shotgun sequence, one genomic window encodes:
- the UQCRC2 gene encoding cytochrome b-c1 complex subunit 2, mitochondrial, with translation MRLIARAGSLSRFYSLKVAPKAKATTAPAGVPPHPQDLEFTKLPNGLVIASLENYAPASRIGLFIKAGSRYEDSNNLGTSHLLRLASSLTTKGASSFKITRGIEAVGGELSVISTRENMAYTVECLRDDVDILMEFLLNVTAAPEFHRWEVAALQSQLRIDKAVAFQNPQAHVIENLHAAAYRNALANSLYCPDYRIGKVTPDELHDYVQNHFTSARMALIGLGVSHPVLKQVAEQFLNMRGGLGLSGAKTKYRGGEIREQNGDSLVHAALVAESAAAGSAEANAFSVLQHVLGAGPHVKRGSNATSSLYQAVAKGIHQPFDVSAFNASYSDSGLFGIYTISQAAAAGDVIKAAYNQVKTVAQGNLSNTDVQVAKNKLKAGYLMSVESSEGFLDEVGSQALAAGSYVPPSTVLQQIDSVADADVINAAKKFVSGQKSMAASGNLGHTPFVDEL, from the exons AGATTTTATTCCCTCAAAGTTGCTCCCAAAGCTAAAGCCACAACTGCCCCTGCAGGAGTGCCTCCACATCCTCAGGACCTTGAG tttacCAAATTACCAAATGGTTTAGTGATTGCTTCTCTCGAAAACTATGCTCCTGCATCAAGAATTGGTTTGTTCATTAAAGCAGGCAGCAGATATGAGGACTCCAACAATTTAGGAACCTCTCATTTGCTTCGTCTTGCATCCAGTTTG actACAAAAGGAGCTTCATCTTTCAAGATAACCCGTGGAATTGAAGCAGTTGGTGGAGAATTAAG TGTGATTTCAACAAGGGAAAACATGGCTTATACTGTGGAATGCCTGCGGGATGATGT TGATATTCTAATGGAGTTCCTGCTCAATGTCACCGCAGCACCAGAATTTCATCGCTGGGAGGTAGCTGCCCTTCAGTCTCAGCTAAGGATTGACAAAGCTGTGGCTTTTCAGAATCCACAGGCTC ACGTCATTGAAAATTTGCATGCTGCAGCTTACCGAAATGCCTTGGCTAATTCCTTATATTGTCCTGATTATAGGATTGGAAAAGTGACACCAGATGAG TTACATGACTATGTACAGAATCATTTTACAAGTGCAAGAATGGCTTTGATTGGACTTG gTGTGAGTCATCCTGTTCTAAAGCAAGTTGCTGAACAGTTTCTCAACATGAGGGGTGGGCTTGGTTTATCTGGTGCAAAGACCAAGTACCGTGGAG GTGAAATtcgagaacagaatggagacagTCTCGTCCATGCTGCTCTTGTAGCAGAAAGTGCTGCTGCAGGAAGTGCAGAAGCAAATGCGTTTAGTGTTCTCCAGCATGTCCTCGGTGCTGGACCACATGTTAAGAGGGGCAGCAATGCCACCAGCTCTCTATACCAAGCTGTTGCCAAGGGAATTCACCAGCCATTTGAT GTTTCCGCTTTTAATGCCAGTTACTCAGATTCTGGACTCTTTGGGATTTACACTATCTCACAGGCTGCAGCTGCTGGAGAT GTTATCAAGGCTGCCTATAACCAAGTAAAAACAGTTGCTCAAGGAAACCTTTCTAATACAGATGTCCAAGTTGCCAA GAACAAGCTGAAAGCTGGGTACCTAATGTCAGTGGAGTCTTCTGAGGGTTTCCTGGATGAAGTTGGGTCCCAGGCTCTAGCTGCTGGTTCATATGTGCCGCCATCCACAGTCCTTCAGCAGATTGACTCGGTAGCTGACGCTGATGTCATAAAT GCTGCAAAGAAGTTTGTTTCTGGCCAGAAGTCAATGGCAGCAAGTGGAAATTTGGGGCATACACCTTTCGTTGATGAGTTGTAG